Within Plasmodium vinckei vinckei genome assembly, chromosome: PVVCY_12, the genomic segment tttgctAAGAAATTATGTGtatgaaaaattacaaaatagtgaataaataaatatgtatgcatatgttTTCGTAGCTGTACATCAAGCCATAAAATTATCTTGCTTggtcataatttttttcaacatttttttttctaatatttttttttccaccATTTTTTCTCATTTGGCTAGTTAAATGAAGAAACTACTTCcgaacaaataaatatttgtacACGGGTTTATTCCTTGGTACATTTCAGATCAACTATATTTAACTCAGCCCAATACAACCATTTTATTACAGTTTCTATAGTTtaccatatatatgttttgttTATAGATATCATGTTTCTATAGCGATACAAACACACtgcattttttgtaataatttttttttttactttttatttgtaattaATGGCTCCATTTAAACCTTACAagttcataatttttgacaataatttgaaaaacAGCCATTTTTACACCAAGATAATTTCATACCTGAATTTATCACTTCTTTGCAaagaaatttatataaatgaaaaatataacaaaataaaatatgataatatatgcaataataaacttgtgtttttttcagaaaataatttacttgacaaattaaaaaaaaatgtattatcCTATGGAGAAAATATGCATAGTAAACCAAATTTGGTGAGcacaaatgaaaatataatagacACACAcaaaacaattaaaaaagatttAAGTTCTAAATTTTGCAAACCTCAAAAAGATGATGAAAgaaaagcaaaaaaattaatagaaaGTGTAGACGAAAATGATAAACTTATGAATGACGCCAATAAGCTAGTAAGCTTTCTTACTTATGACAACAGAAAAAAAGACgactttttaaaaattctaaatttaaataaattatataatgtagatcatataaatattttatgcttaaataattataattcaaTAACAgacttatttaaaaataacaattttgaaaataaaaggatttcaattttttgcccttttcatataataaataatgatgataataataaatatcaaaaagaaattatagaaaaaatcatagattatatatatcctaTAATTAGTGATTTTCTTccattaaattataaacatgTTTATGTATCAGATTTGGTTAGAgctataattttaaattcagAACTTTGTCAAACAAACTCAAACAAAGAGATCgaaatattcaaatttataGACATGATGGAAATTATTGGAAAAGCTTgaaaatttatcattttaataattttatcatggataataaaattaaaagttaaaaaatatggaaaaaaaaaaattggacAATGAAGAATAACTGCTATGGTTGcttcttcttcattatACCTCGATTCAAAGTAAATCGAAATAGACAAAAAAGTGGGAAAAAatgtttgaaaaaaattgtgcaaaaaaaagtgtgcgaaaaaaataaaatcaagAAATGAATTTGTAACTATATTAATGTGGGTAGACTAAATTAAGCCGAACAATTTTAGAAACACAAACTAACACTTATATACTAAACATATCGACAAGTTGAAGCCTATATggagtaaaaaaaatcaaattgTTCATATCATTTATGTTTGAGATTCGTTTATgttgtaataaatattatccATCATCTTCTGCTTGACTTATtaatttccatttttttaaaacattaatAAGTGTTTGTTCAGAAAAATTATCTCCCCCTAATTCATCAAAGCCTATTATTGAATGCTCAgtttttccattttgtaTAAGCATTAATGTAGGGATACACCATATTTTTAGTCTATCACATAAAAAAGGTGATTTTTCagcattaatttttataaaattaatatgaataaattttttagataagttaattaattttgaaTCTAAATATTCACATCTCCATGTAGTAtttctataaaaatgaCAACAAACATTAGTTGAATTTTTGcaaatatcaaaaaattctttttcagataaaatttctttatatactCCATGACCCATACTTAATAATCttctattttcattatgcctattttttaattcttgtaatcttttattttttatattttctaacTCTTCATCATTATCATCATATATTCTTCTTTCTAAtgtttcatatttttttatttcattatctatttctttttctttatctttAAGGGCTTCAAGTATTTGTCcctctatattttttgttatattactattcatttttgtgtataaacaattaaaaactatttatatatatatatgtgtgtgtatatatatagcagGTTAAACTTTTCTTAGCATAAAATCACCATGTTTTTTGTACAAGCATATATAAAGTTCTCTATATATTGCTATACTCATATATAGAACTTAAAACGTTATGACCTGCTTACGTTTTGGGGGGCATTCATTAATATCTTTATATCATATCTTTTTTCCCATttaaaactatttttatacatactatgtgtatgcatatataggcaaagaaatatatgcttatgtatgttaaatatatattttataaaatgaacTTAGATTAGtctttaattatattaataagtacactattttttacatgatatatttatttttaattcatacataaatatgatatatacataaatatatatatattgtatgcgtgtaaaacaaatttataattttatcatttttaaaacattaattatttggacgtaaaaaaaagagggAAATATGCTAATTtccattaaaaatgtaaaaaaaaaaaaaaaatatatatatgtatgtatgtagtATGTGTGGCCTTATTATGTGCCCATTTGTACTcctttcttatttttttggagaattaaaattttgtaatatttatttattattcatttttaattagtaaaataatttacggggttttaaataattttcttcCCATTGTAGAATGTTTTTGTGTTTGTtagtttcattttttaagtacAACATTGAAAAGAGagcatattaaaaaattctttatttttattgccCATATAAATAGcacaaaatttttatttattttttttgcgacatttttttatgggTTATTAATttggtatatttttaaagtataactaaaaatattaagatTGCTTAATctgattatttattatacatttttagtattatataatttaatttatatgtagTACTTTTATTAAACATTTTGTATGTAGATATATCATTTCCCTTCTCCCTTCTCtcattattatacattatacaatatataaaatttctaTATAACCTATTTTGTACCTActcataataaaatatacatttttaatggaAGTTGAACGTAGTAGCAACATTAATGATGCATTCTCTGCATCAGCAATTATAggagaaaaattattacgAGGATGGACATTACTAAATGACAGTTGCCACATTGTAAGAATGATATATACATAGTTCaacatattttacattaCTACTTTATTATGTACCTATACAATTGGctaacttattttttttttttttactttttccCTTCCCATTTTTAGTGTAAAGTAACCCCCTtagtaaaacaaaaaaacaagGAAGAAAGATTTTGTGCACAATGCaatttatatatcaaaGAAGAGAAGTCTGAAAATGACGAGGAATCAGAAAGTAGTACACCATTagaaaataacaaaatgaataatgaACAATATGATGAGAGGAAAGTAGAAGATACTATACCTAATCAAgaaagtaataatatttttgcaaattcaaatataaaatatataaaagaaataaaattacaaaatgaagaatttaatgaaatattaaataaaaataatattacaaaaaatgaaattaaaaatttatttgaatataaaaattatataaaagaaagatGTGGATATGATGTAGGTACGTGGCTCAAAACAGACAACAAACATGTTGATGAAAAGAAAGAAGATGAACAGTTTGATAATACAAATtcttatataaaagaaacaaaTTTCGATAAAACCAGCAATAGGAATATGTCTGATTCggacataaataaatataagcaattagaaaatgaattactaattttaaataaaactaaATCTACccttattaaaaaattggaaaaatattcaCAAATTTTAactaatacaaatataaaaaatgaggaATTTGAATATActaatcaaataaaaaatgttgtagaaatattagaaaaaataaataacctcaaaaaaaatgctattatataattttaaagatAAAGGGAGAATTAAACAgtatatatcttttttatgcatctaaaaattaatgctaatataatttgtgtATACCCTTTTCTAtgtatgattttttttttaataccaTTCAATCGTCAactattttaatttgtatcCTTAATTTTATCGACTAGTGAGCCTTATCTTGCTAATACTTCATCAATGTATatgcacatttttttaacacaacttcaacatttttttaaattttcctAAACCTTACACTTTGTTAAGTAGTTAAATCTTAGCTTAATCTTACAGAAAAGATAAGGATAAActgttttataataattcgTAAACACATGTTTATCACTACATAATACGATAGAATagtttatttctttatttttatcacaatatatatatatgcttcttatattttaaatgccGACGCATTAATTTCCAATTTCCCCATCACTTACAATACCCTAGTTATACATTTTACATTATAGTGTATAGCCAAATATGCAACTCCCTTCtttaaagaataaaataaaacagatGAAGATAAGACCACCTTTTTATTACAACAACATCAAATACTTATtctaaaataattcaaatgaaTGTATTTCATAGAATgctgtattaaaaaaaaagaaacttataaatgaaattgCCTATGTATATGttcattttcctttttgTACTAATctaatattgtatatatagcttatgtatatttttttgatttattatttataattttttaacgATGCACATCCCATAACTAAATAGTGAAACATTTCTTATGGCATACACTTATAATGAATGAAAAATGGTATGGAAATTTTTGATAGATGATTGATCAAACTTTATAGTTATAGAATATCTATAGGTGTTTAGGatagaataaaaaagaaaatcgttaatatatgttgttttcctttttcccatacatatatatattcttttttagtACCTTTATAGgcttatttaaaaaaataataaaaggaTATTTACATATCCATAAATTAAGTACATTATTTCATCCTATAACAAACATTTTCATACATTACCCCggaacaaaaataaataaaaaatataataataaaaatatgtagtaTTAAAATGACTATAGAATATGTAATAGggtatgaatatataatgtagtaataataaatataatattaatattttataaaaacaaaataaattgtatatGCCCCCCCTTGTGAAATTAAATCCGAACCACCAcgattaaaaatattattttggcAAGATGAACGGCAATTCAAGTAATATACTGTAAATAATtacttataaataatgtattaatttttattttattttttccgtTTTAAAGTGTATagtattatatgcatatataataataataataatattaatcaccatatttgaattaaagaaaaacataaaatatatatacatgctATAATTAAGAacgtatataaaatattataaccATTGAAGaagggaaaaaaataaagaaaacatGGAAATTTTGTAGCAAAATTCAAaactaaaaattataaaataaaattaaaaatacataacataaaaatatataatataaaaaattataatataaaaatatataaaataaaaaaaacataaattaaaaaaataaacaaattcatttgaaaaaataatatatatttgatttttctttttcgttttttttgttttacttatataatattttagtataataatatttaatcatGGAAGATAGTCAAAATGTAAGTCCctcattcattttttttattattattgttcttatttatatatatatatattgtaaatatttgtttgtcaaattgtaaatttttaacGATTGTTTAGATCTTCACATTTCTTTCTCTATATATGTTAGCTTGTTAATGCATATTCTATATTTCTGTAAAAGAAACAAGTCAAACATATTGAAACACGTAtctacattattatttatacatatctATACATATGCTTGTTCATTTTTCAAGCAAGCTCCATCCATTTAATTGTTTCACCCACCCCATTATAACGTCTTATGATTCTTCTTCATGACAGTcgattcattttttttttttttttttttagagcCCAGCCAAAGGTTGCAGAGTATATGTAGGAAATTTGCCTTGGAAAGTAACATGGCCTACCCTAAAGGCACACATGAAAAAAGCGGGTGAAGTTGTTCGTGTTGATATTTTTGAAGATGTACAAGGAAGGTCAAAGGTGGGTCCCCATCATGTGCTTACACATAGAATTCTAACATTATCAACAATTTTtcttacattttttaaacatcACTAACAAATTTTCTCACATTATAGGGATGTGGTATTGTTGAATATTCAACTTGCGAAGAAGCCCAAGAGGCAATCAACAGTTTGAACGATTCAAAATTAGAAGGTAATTTTACACTTAACTTATGATGTATTCCTagttatattattgtaaaacattttccttttttacaATCAATCTGTGCATTATACATATGGTAATAtcttaactttttttattatagaTCGACTTATATTTGTTAGAGAAGACAGAGAAGAAAATTCGGGAAGCTTTGAAAAACGACGATTTAGCAATGTACGCAAagataaattttatgattcaagaagaagaagagaTTTTGATTATCGACGAGATTTCA encodes:
- a CDS encoding phosducin-like protein, putative is translated as MNSNITKNIEGQILEALKDKEKEIDNEIKKYETLERRIYDDNDEELENIKNKRLQELKNRHNENRRLLSMGHGVYKEILSEKEFFDICKNSTNVCCHFYRNTTWRCEYLDSKLINLSKKFIHINFIKINAEKSPFLCDRLKIWCIPTLMLIQNGKTEHSIIGFDELGGDNFSEQTLINVLKKWKLISQAEDDG
- a CDS encoding single-strand telomeric DNA-binding protein GBP2, putative, yielding MEDSQNSPAKGCRVYVGNLPWKVTWPTLKAHMKKAGEVVRVDIFEDVQGRSKGCGIVEYSTCEEAQEAINSLNDSKLEDRLIFVREDREENSGSFEKRRFSNVRKDKFYDSRRRRDFDYRRDFRRDDYRRDFRRDNRKDDYRKGGDFRRGGRRNCTLVVYNLPPQTTWKELKDLFKKHGRVVRADLKNEENSSKEITGTVIMESDYDAKNAIDALNFCNYDGYILKVNYEHNE